The Brevundimonas vesicularis genome includes the window CCGCCGTCTTGACGGTCACGGAGAACTTCACGTCTCCCTCGAACGCCTTAACCGAGGCGGTGGGGTCGCCGTCGTGGATGGGGGCGGTGACGAAACTGGTCGGCGCCCGTTCCAGCGCAAAGGTGCTCTTGACCGAGGTCTGGGCCACGCCCTGCACCAACCGCATGTCTTCGAAACTGGCGGTGCTCAGATAGGTCGATAATTCGGCCAGGCCTTCGCCGAAGCGCTTGGACACCAAGGCCGCTTCCGACGCGCTCAGCCCCATGACGCCAGCACGGTCGGCCAAAGCGCCCAGCGTGTTCAGGCCCTGATACAGGGCGAACATCTTGCGGTAGTCGGTGGAAGCGCCGGCCAGATCCAGGCTGACATTGCCCTCGTCGATCAGGCGACGGCCGCCCAGGGCCGCACGGACCAGGTCGCTAGCCTTCGCCGGTGTCGCCGTGGACGACCAGGGGGCCGTCGGTTGGGTCTTCTTGGTTTTGACGGCCGGGCTGGCGGTCGTGGCGGCGCCTGACGACGACGTCCCCGTCGTCGTTCCAAAAAGACCCAGCAGATAGCTGTTGTTGATCATTCAGACGGCTCCGACCCTATCGTGCGGCGGGCGTCGATAAGGAACCGTTAAGCTGTCGGATCAGCCCTTGAACAGCGACAGGATGACTTGCGGCGCCTGGTTGGCGATCGACAGGGCCTGAACGCCGAGTTGCTGCTGGACCTGCAAGGCCTGAAGGCGGGCGCTTTCCTTAGCCAGGTCCGCGTCGACCAGATTGCCGATGCCGGCCTCCAGCGCGTCCGACAGCTTGCCGACATAGGTGGTGTGGCGCTCAATCTGCTTAGACTGGGCGCCCAGTTCGGAAAGACGGGAACTCGAGGTTGCGATGGCGTTGTTGATCCGGTTCAGCGCGGCTTTTGCATCGGCCTCAACCAATAAGCTTGGCGCGTCAACAGCGGGCGTAGCCGAAGCGTCGGCCGCAAGCCCCAAGCCTGAAAGTGTCAGGTTTTGACGCTTCAGCTGGATATTCTCCTGGCCGTCCGCACTAGCGATAAAGTTCAAGTCCCCGAGCGGCGCAGGAGGTGTCGCGCCGTCCGTACGCCCTGCGAGAATGTTCTCACCATCAAAAATGGCGTTGTCTGCAAAAGACTGGATCGACAACAGAAGCGATTGAAACTCCTGGTCATACGATTTGCGAGTCGCATCGCTGGCGCTCGGGTCCGCCGCTGCGGTCGCCTTCTGCTTCAACTCGAGCAGGATGTCCGAGATCTGCTCGCCGGCCGCCAGCGACACGTCTGCGATGGACGTCGCGCGGTTCAGGCTTGTGGTGACGGCTTCGAGCGATCCCCGGTCGGCACGCTGCCCCTGAGCCACCGCCCAGACCGCGGCGTTGTCGCGCGCGCCCTGAACCTTCAGCCCCGTGTTCACCCGGCTCTGCGTCGCCGCCAACTGGTCGTTGGTGCGGTTTAGATTCTGCAAGGCGATCATCGCCGAGGTGTTGGTGTGGATGCTGGTGGTCATGGCTTCAAGCCCCCGGACGTTCTGTGGGCTACAGGGTTAACCATGAGTCGTAATCACATGGTTAACGCGCCGGAAACCATGATTGCGCCGTCCAGCGAGCCGGCGGCGTTGAAAAGTTTGAGCCCTCGCCGGTTGTCAGACGGCGGTATCGACCAGACGACCTCCACGATAGGTCGGGTCGCTGTTCAACTTCTCGACATCCTCGCGCGGCAACTGGCGGATCACCTCCCCCGTCACCCGGTCCAGAACCTTGTAGACGAAGCGGTTGTCACCCACGGCCTCGATGGTCAGTCGAAAGCGGCTGGCGTCTTCGGTGTCGTTTGCTGGTGTTCCAGCGGGAGCCAGACCTGAGGCAGTCACAGCGTTTTCTGGGGATCGGCTTACAGTAGAGACACTCGCGGCATTTTGGGTCATATCTGCCGCGCGGACCAATCCGCGCCCTTCTGAATATCAAAGAAGAGGCCGGGGCGGCCGATAACCGCCCCGGCTCAAGGCCTTATCGGAACAGGCCGAGCAGGATTTGGCTCGACGAGTTAGCGATCGACAATGCTTGCACGCCCAGCTGCTGCTTGGTTTGCAGGGCGGTCAGCTTGGCGCTTTCCTTGGCCAGATCGGCATCGACCAGGTTGCCGATACCGGCTTCCAAGGCGTCCGCCATCTTGCTTGTAAAGGTCGTCGAGCGTTCCAGCGACTTGGACTGGGTGCCCAGGGTGGCCAAGTCAGCCGTAAAGGCCTCAATGGCGGTCTGAACGTCTGCAGCCGTGGCGCCTGCAGGGGTCGCGTCCGACGGAGCGGCCACGCCGATGGTCAGAGCGGTCGCGGACGTGTCGGTGATGACATCGACCGAGGCCGTCCACAGATTCTGGCCATCGAAGTTGGCGCCGGCGAGGGCGTTGTCGATTTCCACCTGCAGAGCATCGAAATCGGCTTGCAGAGCGGTCGTCGTGGCTGTCGAACCGCCGGCCTCGATAGCAACGGCCAGCGACTTCATTTCAGTCAGGGCGTCGATGACGGTGTCACCGGCGGCCAGAGCCACATCCACAATCGATTGACCGCGTTGCAGCGACTGCTTGACCGAACCCAAGGCGCTCATTTCAGCGCGCTGGTTGGTGGCGATCGCGAAAATGGCGCCGCTGTCCTTGGCGGACGAGACAGCCATACCCGTCGAGATTCGGTTCTGGGTGGTGGAGAGCGCCTTGTTGGTGGCGTTCAAGCTTTGCAGCGCAACGTTGGCGCCATAGTTCGTGTTGATGCTGTTAGCCATTTTGGCTGTCCTTTTCACTTCGTGATGTTCGACGCCGTTTTGGCGACCGAGAGCATTTTGCCCACATCCAAGGAAGCAAATGCCGGGCCACCTCAACCGTTAACGGCGAACCAAACGAACCTTCTATATGTTTGTTTTTGCAGCATTATATTTTCGCTTAGGTTAAGCCGCACGGCAGCATTCGCCTAGCCAAAGCAAAAAATGCCGAGCACCCGGCAAAAAATGCCCGGCACGATATGCCGGACAAGCAAAATGGCAGCCGGACCAGAGTCCGACTGCCTTTCAGAACCGTGGTTTTGGAAACCTGGGCCGCTAGCTGCGGAAGAGGCTCAACAAGATTTGGCTGGAGGAGTTGGCGACCGACAGGGCCTGAACACCAAGCTGTTGCTTGGTTTGCAGCGCGGTCAGGCGAGCGCTTTCCTTGGCCAGGTCGGCGTCCACCAGATTGCCGATGCCGGCCTCGACTGCGTCCTGAATCTTGCTGTTGAAAGTGATCTGACGCTCCAGCGACTTGGACTGGGTGCCGATTGTGGCCAGGTTTGCGGTGAAGGCTTCGAGAGTCGACTGAACGCCGGCCGCCGTGGCCGTCGCAGGCGTCGGATCGATCGCAGCAGCGAAGCCGACGTCGTAGGTGGTGCCTGAGGTGTCGGTCAGCACACCCGTCTCGGCGCCGTCGGTCCACAGGTTTACGCCATCGAAGTTAGCGCCCGCCAGCGCATTGTCGATCTCTACCTGCAACGCATCATAGTCGTTTTGAAGAGCATCAGTGGTGGCGGTCGAGCCGCCGGCTTCGATGGCGACAGCCAGAGCCTTCATCTCGGTCAACGCTTCGACGACAGTATCGCCAGCCGCCAAGGCCACGTCCACGATCGACTGGCCGCGCTGCAGCGATTGCCGCACCGCATTTAGAGCGCCTAATTCGGCGCGCTGGTTAGTAGCGATGGCGAATATTGCGCCATTGTCTTTCGCCGATGCGACGTTCAGTCCCGTCGAGACACGGTTTTGCGTGCGCTCCAACATAGCGTTGGTCGCATTGAGGTTTTGCAGCGCGACCATGGCGCCGTAGTTCGTATTGATGCTCGTAGCCATTTTGGCTTTCCTGTTCACTTCGTGTGATGTGCGACGCCATTTTAGCGTCAGGAGCGTTTTGCTCGGTCTTCAGGAGAGCAAGGGCGAGGCCAGTCCAACAAGCCATGCCGGCCGCACGCCGACACTGATTTCATTGAACTTATCTCGACGGTTTGCGAAGCGACCCGGCAAGCCTGCACACCAGGCGGCAGAAGTTGCCGAGTCGTTTTTGCAGGGCGTCAGTCGCGGCGTCGCACCTGCGCGTCCTGCATCGCGCGTTCGGCCAACAAGGTCTCGACCGCGAGCCGCCGCGCCCCGTCGCAAGCGACGATCTGGGCGCCGCGCAGCAGATAGGCCGCGTCCAGATCGCCGGTCGTGGGTTCAGCCGGCAGGGTCGCCAGCGCGCACGGACGTGTCGCCGCCTCCGGCAAGACCAGTCGCGCCGGCGCAACCGTCGAGATTGGGGGCGATGCGGCACAGTTCGCCGTCATGGTCGCGCAGGCGATCAGCGCGGCGGTTGTCCAAGGGTTGATCGGCATCGTCGGCGCTCCAGGCCTGGGCGACGGCGGCCGTGGTCGCCCGGTCCGCCGCCCCCGTGGTGTGGTGATAGTGATCGACGCGCCGGGCCTGAGCCGCCACGCCCTCGGTTTCGATGCGTCTGGCCTGGGCTTGAGCGGCCGCCACGGCGGTCGCATCCCGCGCCTGAGTGCGGGAGGCCTCCAGACGCCTGTGCTGCAGGTTCAGCGGATCCCAGCGAAAGCCGAGCCCGCCCAACAGGACGAATCCCAGCGCCAACGCTGCAGCAGCGGCCGCCAACCAGCCGAGCGGCGTCAGCGCCCGCAGTATCGATCCCGCGCTCATGGAAAGGCCTTTCGATCCAGCTCGAAATGCGGCCCGTTTCGCAGCGACTTCCAGTCGCCGCCCCAGATCAGCGGCGTCTTCAGATCCAGCGCCGCCGCCTTGAACGCCTGGGTGATCCGGCCATACAGCGGCCAGTCCCATCGCACCTGGCCTTCGACCAGGGCGGCGACATCGACGGCGTGGCCCGTCAGATGCCGCGAGCGCGTCGTGCGGTTGGCCCCGGCCTTGATCAGGGCGGCCTGACGTTCGGCCGTGCGCAGTCCCTCGGTGATCATGAAGTCCACCGGCGTGCGTGTGATGGCCGCCTCGACCACCGCAGTCAGGGCCAGATGCACGCCGACCAGCCGCGCACGCGACCGGCTGGACAGACGAAAGCTCATGGTCGGCCTCCGCTGATCCGCAGCCGCGCGGTGGCGATCAGGGTGATCAACTGTTGCGCGGTCGGCGCCACCAGATAGAGCACCAGGATCAAGGCCAGCAAGCCCACCAGCCCGTCCGTGATCCTGGGCAACATCTCAGGCGTTATCCGCCCGACCGTGCGCATCAACAGCACCCACAGCCCCGCGCTGACGGCGAAGGCGTTGAGGCGACGAAATAGCCAGCGCCCCTCCGCCAAGGGGATCGCGCCCTGCCTGTGTCGGGTCATCGTTCATCCTCCTCGTCATAGGTTTCGACGGCGCAACGGCCGTCCCAGCCGGACTGGGCGCGCCATTCCCCGTCGCTGAGGCCGTCGGGCGCTTCCCAGGCCTCCGCCTCCAGCACCTCGACCGGCTCGGCCGGATGTCCGCGCCGGCTCATCCGACAACCGTGATCAGAACCGCGCCCGAAGCGCCCGAACCGCCCTGGCCGCCGAAGGTCAGACCAGCGCCGCCTCCCCCGCCCCCGGCCCCGAAGTGAGCACCAGCGCCGCCGGGAGAACCGGCTCCACTCGCCGAAGCATCGCCGCCCCCGCCCCCGCCGCCCACAATCGACAACAGCGGCTTGGGCGAGGCCTGTCCCGCAGCGCCCGCAACACCGCCGGCCGCACGAAGGCCCGACCAACCGCCGACGCCGCCCGCGCCTCCGGCATAGGCGACATCCGCTGCACTCAGACCGCCCCCTGCCCCGCCGCCGCCCGGCCCGTCCGAGCAAAGGGTTTCTGAGCCCATCGTCGCCGTCGCGGTCGTCGAAGAGCTTCCGCCGGGGTTGGCGAACCGTTGGCCGATACCGCCTGCTCCACCCACGCCAGAGCCGCCTGCGGCGCCGCCCGTCGCGCGTAACAGGACCATGTCGCCTGTCGCGACCTCGCTATCGCCGCCCGAAACGCCACTGATCCCGCCGGCGCCGACCTTGACCGACAGGACGCCCTCCAGATCGTCCGCCGACCATCGCGCGAGGCTCAGCCCGCCGGCGCCGCCTCCGCCGCCGCCGAGACGCGACGCACCAGCCGCACCCGCCAGCCCTGCGCCCCCCCCCGCCGCCGCCGCCGCCGCCCACGCAGGTCGCCTCGACCCAGCACGCCCAGGCCGGCAGGGCATAGTCGTCATCGCTGGTGAACAGCGTCGTCTCACGCCGGACCGCCCCCTGGTCAAAGGCGATACGCCCCGTCGCGCGATCCACGCGCCACACCGACCGCCATGTCCCAGCGTCATCGCAGACCTTGAGGCTCAGATCGTCGTCGCCGATCAGGCCCAACTCTGCGCGAGCGGCGTATCCGCTCTGAAACAGCAGCGACAGGACATCGCCCGCCGTCGCTTTGTTCAGGGTCAGGCGAAGGTCGCCGTCGCCGCCTTCCTCCTCGCCGCGCGCCGTGAACAGGGCGGCGTTGATCTTGGCCGCCAGGGGATTGGCTTCGTCGGCGGACGTCCCGAGACCCAGCCGCGTCAGGCCCTGCGCCTTGCCCAGTCGCTGTCCCAGCGCGACCCAGCCCCCCTCGGCCCGAACCACCACGACGCCTTCGTCCAAAACGCCGGCGATCATGCCGTCCGACGTCGCCACGGCGGTCCAGCCGCCGCCCTCGAACCGCATCAGGATTCCGACCGGCCGCCCGGCCCAGGCTGCGCCTTCGGCCTCTTGCGGCAGGATATAAAGATCGCCATCCGACGCATCGGCCGGCTGGATCGCCGTCGTGCGACTGATCACCGCCGTCTGCAACAGGGCGTCCAGCCGGGTCAGGGCCGTATTAAGGGTCACATGTTTCTGCATCTGCCCCGCCGCCAGATAGGGCAGGTTCAGACGCGCGCTGAAATCGTCGCTCATTCTTCTCTCCGTTGTCGTGGAGATCAGTCTGGGCGCAGCCCTTCCTCAGGCCGGGAGACGGTCGGTGATTTGAATCAGGTCCTTGATTTCAGACGGCTTAATTGCGGAGAAAACGATGGCTAGGCCGCCTCAGCCAGCGCATCTCAATCTTGCAGATAGATGATCCGCTTCAGCGTCTTGTCGTTTTGCACGCGGGCCTCGTGCATCTCGTGGTTGCCGGTGGCGCGCGCATTGGCCTCGGTGTCCTCGACCCAGTGGGTGCTTTCGATATGTTTTTGCAGCGCCCGCGCCGCCATCAGCTGTCCGGGAAAGAAGGTATCGACGATGTCGCCTGCGATCGGCACCGTCCCAGTGGCGGTGTCGATGGCCATATAGGCCCCCATGCGCGCCAGCGTCGCCGGCGTCGCCTTGGCCCGCACGGCCTGAAGCATCAGCCAGCCGCCCGTCCCGACCGTGTATGCCGTGCCGACGACCGGCACCCAGGTCAGCATGGCGTCCAGCCCCATGCCGAACGGGCCGATGCCGATGACCCGGTCCGACAGTTTCTTGACGCCCTCGACATTGGACCAGATGTTCTCGATATCCCGGATCGACCGTCTGGCCATGTCGCCCTCCAACGCGTCGCCTTAACGCTGGGCGAGGCTTCCTGTTCAATCCGAGAGATACGTCTTCGATGACCCTGATCAAGCTGGCGGCGAATGTGACGGCGAGCGCCCTGCTGCTGGGCTTGGCGGCTTTCGGCGTAGCGGCGCTCAGCGGCATCGGCCATCGCTGGGTGGATATCCTGGCGCAGTTCACATCGCCGGTATTGCTGGCGGCCGTCGGCGTGACCGTGGCGTGTCTGCTCTTTCGCCTATGGCCGGCCTCGATCGTCGGTGGACTGGCGTGCGTGGTGCTGGCCCTGTCGGTCTGGCCGCAATGGACGCCGACGAAGGGCGTGCCCGTGCCTGACCAGCCGATCGTCCGGGTCTATTCGGCCAATCTGTATGTGTTCAACACTGATGTCGCTGCCATGCGCCGGTCCATCGCGGCCGCCGACGCCGACATCCTGGTGCTGGTCGAGTTGGGGCAGGCCCCGGCCTCGCGGCTGGACCAGTTGCTGCCGGACTATCCCCATCGTGTTCTGATCGGCCAGGCGCGCGCCGGCGACCACGCGCGCTCGATCATCGCCTCGCGGTATCCGATCCTGCAACGCCTGCCCGAGCGTCCCGACGGCCTCAGCGCCGTGGGGGCAACGGTTCAGACGCCCATCGGCCCGATCAACGTCTTTGGCGTCCACCTGACCCGACCCTGGCCTTATCAATATCAGTGGGGCCAGATCACCCAGGTCATGGCCTTGGCCGAGCGCATGAAGGCCGCGCCAGACCATCCCGTCATCGCCGCCGGAGATTTCAACAGCGTCTCCAGCGCCCGGATCGGCAAACAGATTCAGTCCGACTTGGGCCTGATCCCCGCGCCCGGCTGGCCCGGCACCTGGCCCAGCCAGATTCCCGCCTTCGCCGGCATCACCATCGACCAGGTCTATCGCTCGCCGGATCTGGCCCTGATCACGCGCCACCTGGGCGAGCCGACGGGATCCGACCACCGCCCCGTCGTCACCGAGTTCACCCGCGCTCAGCCGCCGCGATAAGGGTCTTCAGCCGCGCCTCATGCCCCTCGGCAGGGAAATCGTCAGCGACCCAACCGTCCTCGAACGCCTTCAACACCCGCCCAGTCTCCGGCCCCGGCTTCAGGCCCAGAAGCGCCAGATCGTGGCCCCCGACCGGCATCTTGGGCGGCGACCAGTCGGCGGCCAGCGCCCGCAGCCGCGCGCCATCGCCCCGTCCGGCCGCCTCGGCGCGCATCAGCCGATCCTCGAACACCCTGCGTCCCAACCTGTAGATCGCCGCCCGCGCCTCGGCGTCGCTCATCGTCGGCGAAACGGCAGGCCCGTCCGCCACCGCCGCCGCCAGCCGATCTCGCACCGCGTTCGACAATCTCAGACCACCCGCGATCTCCGTCACAGCCCCCGCATCGGCCGGAAGCAAGGCCGACACCCGCATCACCGGATCGTCGGTCAGGTCACACATCGCCTCGAACAGCGCTAGCGGTTGCGCCTGCGGCAGCGCTTGAGCCAGCACGCCGGTCTCGGCCATCGCCCGCACCGCCGCACGCGGATCGGGCGCCGCCAGCAGTTTCAACACCTCCTTGGACACCCGCTCGGCCGACAGCTGCGCCATGCCGCCCTTCAGCGCCGCGCACGCCGCCAATCCGACCGCGTCCGGCTCACCCCGCCCGTACCAGGCGTAGAACCGGAAGAAGCGCAGGATGCGTAAGTAGTCCTCGCGGATGCGCGTCTCCGCCTGTCCGACGAAAACGATGCGTCCCGCCGCCGCATCCTCCAACCCGCCGCCGGTTGGATCGTACACCGTCCCTGCCGCATCGGCGTAAAGGGCGTTCAGTCGGAAATCCCGCCGCGCCGCATCCTCGGCCCAGTCCTCGGTGAAGGCGACCACCGCGCGGCGCCCGTCCGTCTCCACATCACGACGCAGGGTCGTGATCTCATAGGGACGCCGCTCCGACACGCCCGTCACCGTGCCGTGCTCGACGCCGGTCGGCACGGCCTTCAACCCCGCCGCCTTCAGCGCTGCGATGGTCTCTTCAGGCCGCAGGCGCGTGGCGATGTCGATGTCGTCGACGGGCTGCCACAGCAGACTATTCCTCACGCAGCCGCCCACGAACCGTGCGCAGCCCGCACCGCCCGCCGCTTCCAGCGCCCGCATCACCGCCCGCGTCGCCTGGCTTTCCAGCCAGGGCTGTCCCTTCACAGAGACGCTCATGCCGCATCCTCATCGGCCGCCGCCTCTGGCACAGCCTCGTCGCCATACAGCCGCACGTGCAACGCCTTCAGAATCCCCGCCGTCACGCCCCAGATGTAGCGCTCGCCCCAGGGCATGGCCCAGAACCAGCGCCGCAAGCCTTCATCCAGATCGTAAAAGTCGCGACGGTGGTTGGCGGCGTCCATCAGAAAGTCCCACGGCGTTTCGAACACCTCGGCGACCTCGTCCGGCGACGGCGTCGTGACCGGCGCCTCGCGCAGCCAGCCGATAACCGGGGTGACCAGAAATCCGGTCCCCGTCTCATAGGCGTCCGACAGGCCCAGCACCTCGACCGCCGCCGGGTCCAGCGCCACCTCCTCGTCCGCCTCACGCAGCGCCGCCTGAACTGCGGTC containing:
- a CDS encoding flagellin, giving the protein MTTSIHTNTSAMIALQNLNRTNDQLAATQSRVNTGLKVQGARDNAAVWAVAQGQRADRGSLEAVTTSLNRATSIADVSLAAGEQISDILLELKQKATAAADPSASDATRKSYDQEFQSLLLSIQSFADNAIFDGENILAGRTDGATPPAPLGDLNFIASADGQENIQLKRQNLTLSGLGLAADASATPAVDAPSLLVEADAKAALNRINNAIATSSSRLSELGAQSKQIERHTTYVGKLSDALEAGIGNLVDADLAKESARLQALQVQQQLGVQALSIANQAPQVILSLFKG
- a CDS encoding flagellin; amino-acid sequence: MANSINTNYGANVALQSLNATNKALSTTQNRISTGMAVSSAKDSGAIFAIATNQRAEMSALGSVKQSLQRGQSIVDVALAAGDTVIDALTEMKSLAVAIEAGGSTATTTALQADFDALQVEIDNALAGANFDGQNLWTASVDVITDTSATALTIGVAAPSDATPAGATAADVQTAIEAFTADLATLGTQSKSLERSTTFTSKMADALEAGIGNLVDADLAKESAKLTALQTKQQLGVQALSIANSSSQILLGLFR
- a CDS encoding flagellin — protein: MATSINTNYGAMVALQNLNATNAMLERTQNRVSTGLNVASAKDNGAIFAIATNQRAELGALNAVRQSLQRGQSIVDVALAAGDTVVEALTEMKALAVAIEAGGSTATTDALQNDYDALQVEIDNALAGANFDGVNLWTDGAETGVLTDTSGTTYDVGFAAAIDPTPATATAAGVQSTLEAFTANLATIGTQSKSLERQITFNSKIQDAVEAGIGNLVDADLAKESARLTALQTKQQLGVQALSVANSSSQILLSLFRS
- a CDS encoding M15 family metallopeptidase, yielding MSFRLSSRSRARLVGVHLALTAVVEAAITRTPVDFMITEGLRTAERQAALIKAGANRTTRSRHLTGHAVDVAALVEGQVRWDWPLYGRITQAFKAAALDLKTPLIWGGDWKSLRNGPHFELDRKAFP
- a CDS encoding DUF2793 domain-containing protein, with amino-acid sequence MSDDFSARLNLPYLAAGQMQKHVTLNTALTRLDALLQTAVISRTTAIQPADASDGDLYILPQEAEGAAWAGRPVGILMRFEGGGWTAVATSDGMIAGVLDEGVVVVRAEGGWVALGQRLGKAQGLTRLGLGTSADEANPLAAKINAALFTARGEEEGGDGDLRLTLNKATAGDVLSLLFQSGYAARAELGLIGDDDLSLKVCDDAGTWRSVWRVDRATGRIAFDQGAVRRETTLFTSDDDYALPAWACWVEATCVGGGGGGGGGRRAGGCGWCVASRRRRRRRRRAEPRAMVGGRSGGRPVGQGRRRRDQWRFGRR
- a CDS encoding DUF4112 domain-containing protein, with amino-acid sequence MARRSIRDIENIWSNVEGVKKLSDRVIGIGPFGMGLDAMLTWVPVVGTAYTVGTGGWLMLQAVRAKATPATLARMGAYMAIDTATGTVPIAGDIVDTFFPGQLMAARALQKHIESTHWVEDTEANARATGNHEMHEARVQNDKTLKRIIYLQD
- a CDS encoding endonuclease/exonuclease/phosphatase family protein encodes the protein MTLIKLAANVTASALLLGLAAFGVAALSGIGHRWVDILAQFTSPVLLAAVGVTVACLLFRLWPASIVGGLACVVLALSVWPQWTPTKGVPVPDQPIVRVYSANLYVFNTDVAAMRRSIAAADADILVLVELGQAPASRLDQLLPDYPHRVLIGQARAGDHARSIIASRYPILQRLPERPDGLSAVGATVQTPIGPINVFGVHLTRPWPYQYQWGQITQVMALAERMKAAPDHPVIAAGDFNSVSSARIGKQIQSDLGLIPAPGWPGTWPSQIPAFAGITIDQVYRSPDLALITRHLGEPTGSDHRPVVTEFTRAQPPR
- a CDS encoding CCA tRNA nucleotidyltransferase → MSVSVKGQPWLESQATRAVMRALEAAGGAGCARFVGGCVRNSLLWQPVDDIDIATRLRPEETIAALKAAGLKAVPTGVEHGTVTGVSERRPYEITTLRRDVETDGRRAVVAFTEDWAEDAARRDFRLNALYADAAGTVYDPTGGGLEDAAAGRIVFVGQAETRIREDYLRILRFFRFYAWYGRGEPDAVGLAACAALKGGMAQLSAERVSKEVLKLLAAPDPRAAVRAMAETGVLAQALPQAQPLALFEAMCDLTDDPVMRVSALLPADAGAVTEIAGGLRLSNAVRDRLAAAVADGPAVSPTMSDAEARAAIYRLGRRVFEDRLMRAEAAGRGDGARLRALAADWSPPKMPVGGHDLALLGLKPGPETGRVLKAFEDGWVADDFPAEGHEARLKTLIAAAERG
- a CDS encoding CoA pyrophosphatase, with translation MSLETLRARLVDRLAPVETWRPELVAARSDFDLNPQATRTAKELRPAAVLIPIVARPEGATVLLTRRADTLARHTGQIAFPGGRLDPGETAVQAALREADEEVALDPAAVEVLGLSDAYETGTGFLVTPVIGWLREAPVTTPSPDEVAEVFETPWDFLMDAANHRRDFYDLDEGLRRWFWAMPWGERYIWGVTAGILKALHVRLYGDEAVPEAAADEDAA